A segment of the Pseudoalteromonas sp. DL-6 genome:
TTGTGTCACTGTGTCACATCGGTACATAGCGACGTTACCGCCATGAATTAAATGCTCAATAGTCACTTTATTGCCATTCAGCCTGGTCAGTTTTGGGGCTTTACCTTGGCCATCAGCGGCATTAGCTAGATCGCCAACAATGATCGAACCAGTCACCGACATAACCGCTTCAAGAAAACGGTCATCCCCCGATGCAAACCAGCTTGATGCCGAGTGACGTTTCAATGCTCGCCAAACCAAATTACCTTTAATCGTTTTGTTCACATCAGACGCCGCGACACTCGAAGCTTTCTCATATGGGTTCTTACCATTGGATTCACTCCAACTGGTAAAAACGTCTCCAGCCCCTTTAAGTGAGCTCAACATACTGGCTTCTGTTTGTCCCTTCTTACCAAAGGCAGCCAGGGTACCGTTCACGACTCCCTGAGCCATTTGACAGGAATTGCCGAAATACTCGTTCAACTGCTGGATTTTCTTTTGCAGTGTCTCCATGTGCTGGGAGCATTTCTCACACATAGCACTGAGCGCCAATTGGAATGCATATCCCTTGGCGTTTGCAGCAACAGAGCGAAGTAATTGAACAAACTGATCCGCGTTAACAAATGACAAACTTCCAGCGAACATATCAATGCCGCCACAACCGGCTTGGAATGACGGTGGCACCATAGAGACGAGGTTCTCGTTCATGATCCTGTTACGAACAACAACACTTCCTCCAGATATAACGCCACGCCGCTGACTCTCGAATATACCAGGCGCAGTGGTGTTGGTCATTGAACCAAATAACTGGTTCATCTCCTGTTGCAAGCTTGCTTGGCTCATAGACGAAAAACCAATCGCACAGGCGATTAGCGATACTTGGAATACTTTTTTCATCGTTATAACCCTCCTTGTGCACGCAGATAGCGAACAAGGAACTCAGGGTCCTGTAATATCTTTTCGTTAAGCTCTTGGGCTGACATCGCGAGTGACACGCCGGGCTGAACAGGCCTGGTGGCATAGTAAGTTTGATCGTCAATCCAACCGGCTTGATGAGCTGCGAGAATGATTCGATTATTGAGCTCATCAAGGCTCATTGCGCCTTGGCCAATGGGAGTGATGACATTAGGCGGATCAACTAAGAACACGGCAGGGACAGTCGTAACGGACAAGGATTGTGCTTGTCCTGAATCGACTTTGTAATTGGGAAACTCTCCACCGGGTAAAGGCAAGCCATCGACAGCAATAGCAAACACCTCGAAACCGTAGTTCAAGGCCATAGATTCGATGATAGGCGCTTGAGCATGGCAATAAGGGCAATCTGAACGATAGAAAAAGAACAAGCCAGCCCGTTTTGCTACCTCACCTAAAGCAACATCCCGTTGAGCTCCAGCTTCTCGATCCATCCGATTGGCGGCATAAGTCGCCAAGGGTCTGCGACTGATTTCATCCAAAACAGGATCGCCCATGACCACCTGCTGACTAACATCAGCAAATAGTGAGCCCTTATCCATCATGACACGCTGAAGATATAGATAGGCCCTGACGTTCTCATTCGTCGGCTCATCTATTGCCTTATCCATGAACGACTGCATGTACTCACGAAACCAGGCAGCACTGAAGGGCTTTAGCTCGCTCTGACTGGGCTCCACGACACCAGATTCCGGCTCTGTAAGCTCATCGGGTTGTTCAGGTTCAGGGATGACCTGATACCAAAACCAGCCTTCCTGACCACGCTGATAGAATGGCCCCTCACTGGCATGGGCGGGCAAGATGAATAGAAAGAAAATAATGATTGGGATGGTCACCCATAGGATAAACCAAGGAAACAAGGGGGTTCTCATTGTCAGCTCCAGAAAATTTCATAGAACTAACATGCTAAAGATCCCCGTAAATGCGATTGGCCAGATAGATGAAGGAATTGTGTGTGTTTCTAACGGCCCATTGTGTTCAGGAAAATAGCTAAAACCTTCAAATCCACATTAATAGCCAGTGATATTTCATGTTGTACTTAGATCTGTTCCATTCTAACAATAGCAACATTAGCTATTACAAGTCCTGTTAAATTGTTACTGTGTACATTCCTCATCAGGGTCATAAAATGTCGCAACCTATTTAGCATCAGATCGGAATGATTGTTCCAGCTTATGGAAATAGGGTAAGTCTATGTTGTGGTCAAACTAAATTTGCCCGCAGCTAAAAACATAGCTTGAGCAGAATCAGCCAAGTTTGGTGGGGAAATACTAGGCTAATAGAAGCGACTAACTATCTAAAAAATCAATAGCCCAAGCCTATACACTATGCTGATGATAGTCGATTGAGTATTTATAAAAATAGAGCTGAGAGTGCATTAAAATCATTTGTGATAGGTCGCAAATTGGCTATTTAGTCAGACGGCTAATGCTGTTCATGCCAGTGCCACGCTTTACTGCATTGTCGAAACTGCAAAGATCAATAGTCTAATCCTATTTGATTCCATCATGGCTTACCTTAATGAACTCTACCAACCAGAGCCGTATATCGACAGCTTGTTACCTTAGAACTTTAAAAACCAGATGTGGTTGTCCATTGCTTACAGTGTATTAGTGGTGATTCACATAGTGTTAATCTGACCAAAAAATTCTTCATATTGCGTAACTCCAACTTGTAAAAAAGGAGTTTTTCTATCGCCACAATTCCTATAAATCACAAAGAATTGTGACGTAAAAATAGATTGATTTATCTGCATGCTTTTGTTTTTTAAATAATAGTATTTAATAACCGATATACACAGCTATCATCAGCATGACACAAGCTAGTAAGATAAAAATAACAACTAATGGCAAAATAAATTTTGCCCACTTCGACCAGCCAACCTGAGCAATCGCAAGATAAGCCAACAGTGTCCCTGATGTTGGGGTGATCATATTGGTAATACCATTACCAAATAGGAATGCCAGCACTGTGGTTTGAGGAGCCACTCCGGATAGCTGACTCACTGGCCCCATAATAGGCATTGTAACCGCCACTTGCCCGGATGTTGAAGGTATAAGAACATCAAGTACTAATTGTGTACCAAACATACCAAGCGCTGCAATATATCGATTGTCTTCACCAATAAAACTCACCAATGAGTGCACAACAAAATCCAGAACCTTACCTTTTTGTAAGATGATAGCTATCGCAAAGGCTACACCGATTAAAAAGCTCGCCATTAGAATCTTTTTCATACCTGAGACAAAGGCTTCTGCAGCTTCATTTGCACCTAAACCACTTTGGATCGCTAATAATAAACTCAGCGCGATATAGTAAGCCGTGAGTTGTTGCTTTTCCCATTGCCAATGGTTCGACGCATAAACCAATCCACCCATACCAATTAGCAAAGTAATAAGCATTAGTAAATGACGGGTACTTAATGGCTTTGTCTCTAAAGCTAAATCGACACCTTTCGTAAAACCTACCCCCTTAATTACCCACAGCATAAAAGCGATACCAACCAGTAAATAGATGGTAAAAAAAACGGCCCGCAGACCTGCCCCACTGAAAATTGGTAAGCCTAACAAAGGTTGTGCTATGGTGAGTGGTAAAGGATTTGTAATCGAACTTAAATAACCCACTTTCACTGCAACTGTAACAACCCCAAGGCCAATTAAATTCGACATACCCAAACGTCTAGCAAGCTCGACCATTAAGGGAATAATCAGTAAATATTCAGATGCCAACCCTAATAAAGTACTACCCAAAGCAAATATCAGCATTAAGCAACTGACTAACCAATAGACATTACCACTCACGGCACTCAAAAGACGTTCAAGCCCTGCATCGACTGCACCAGATTTACTTAGTATGCCAAATAAGCCTCCAATCACCAACACCATAAAAATCAGACTACCACTTTTTTGTAATCCTTCAGGAACTGCAAGCAGTAAGTCAACCAATCCAACCGGACTCGCTGTGCCTGCGGGATTATCGTCAACGGATTCAAACAACTGCATTAAAGAGTTATCTTTTGGAATAGTCTGATAACTACCCGGGATCACCAAACCATCTTCTCGCTGATAACTACCAGACTCAAACAGATAAGTCAGCGATCCTGCCAGCAGCAAGATAAATAACAGGATAACTAACGGGTGACTTCCGCCTCCTAAGGACGATGGCGAATTTAATTCAACAGTTTTCTGAGGTGTCGATTTCATTCTTCACCTCTCACATCTAACAATCGCTCTCGAATATAACCAACAACTATTTGTGTAACACGCTGCAGATCTGCCTGCAACAAATCAAAATTTGCACTTCGACAAAACTGTTTTTCATTCATATATAAAGCTCGATTGATTTCAATTTGAATACTGTGTTGACGTTCTTTCGGCTTACCATAGTTGGTGGTGAGATAGCCGCCTTTGTAAGGATAATTCACAGCTACTCTATAACCGACCTGACGAAAACTTTGCACCACCAGAGCAGTGAATTCAGGATCTGTAGAAGTACCATCTAAATCACCAATGACAATATCGGCACGTGGTTGATTATCGTCAATATTCATCGCATTGCCTCTAGATTTCATCGAATGGCAGTCGATATGCCACACTTGCCCAAACTGCTGCTTCAATTGCCCTAATAAAGTCTTTAGGCACATGTGATAGGGCTGATAGTATTGGGTAATACGTTTAACAACTGCGCATGTAGAAAGCGAATTTTTATACATTGGCTGGCCTGGTAAAGCCAATGCCCGGATCAATCCCATGCCTCTATTACTATACTCTGAAGGTTGTAGATCGCCAGGCCATGGCTCTTCCAGTAAACTAGGATCAATATCATTTGGTGCACGATTTAAATCAATATACATCCTAGAGATCTGAGCCGCTAATAGTGAAGCACCTTGAGATGTTGCTGGTAACCACAACTCGTCAACAAAGGCATCACAACCAGTTTGAATTTGCTCAATGCTGGCTATACTTGCAAAGTCGCCGGGAAGCACCTGGCCGCTATGAGGTGAATCAAATACTAATGGGATTAAGTTGCCTTTTACTGGCTGATACAAGTGATAACTATCTGTCAAAATTTGTGTCATGTATACCTCGGAGATTAAGGCACCGCATAATGCGGCACCTACAAGCTTAAAAATCGTATGTAAGTTGGAAATAGAGAAAACGTCCCACTGCATTATAAGTCTGCTGATCAAAGTTGATATTGACGTTTACCAGCGAAATGGGTGGTTGTTTATCAAACAAGTTATTGATGCCCATACGCCAACCTAATCCACTGTCCGATTTATAACCTGTCGAAAGATTATGATAAAACATTGAGCCAATATGGCGTGGTGCATTAAGATAGATTTCGTTGGTATCGCCAATGTACCTCAAAGAATACGCAGCCGACCAATTATCATACGCCCACTGAGCTGAAACGCTCCCTTTGAATTCAGGATAGGACTCTCTTACACCTGAACTGCCTTTTTTATTCACACTAAGACGACTGCCATCCGCCAGAGAAGAGACTTCCTCTAAAGCATTCAATTTCGAAACACTGCTGCTAAGATCCCATTCACCAAAATCACTAATAAATGTATAACGAACCACAGTATCTACGCCTGAAACTTCAGTACTGTTGAGATTTACTGGACCATCAACAATATTCAGCAATTCACCATTAGCAGTACGGCTAATAACATTACAATTGCGTCCATTGAAGGCACATAAATCCAGCAAGTTTTGCGGACCAAAAGCACTGATTGTATTATCAATTTTTATACGGTACCAATCGGTAGTAACACTAAAACCATCAAGCCCTGCTGGCGTATATACAAAACCAGTAGAGATATTTTCAGAGGTTTCTGGTTCCAATAATTTGTTGCCACCGACTAAAATTGGCACATTTGAATCTTGCTGACGATAATTTGCGGGTACGCTGGAACAACCTGGCAACCCCTTGTTGATATCGCAAGGGTCTATAACCGGAGCAAAAGCGGCGCGCTCACCTTCATATAACTCCAGAAGTGAAGGTGCACGGAAACCTTCTGACCAAGTTGCACGCAGCATGAAATCTGTTATGGGACGATATAAAATACCTACCTTGCTATTAGTTGTACTACCAAATGTGCTGTAATCAGATAACCGACTAGCAAGGTTTAATTCCAGAGCTTCTCCAAATGCACTGTTTTCGAGTAGTGGGATGTTTAATTCAATATAAGCTTCATACAAATCATACTCGCCAACAGTTCCAGTACGCGGTGATGAAGATGTAGTTCGATATTGATTAACTCGTGGTTTCGCATTAATAATATTGTCTGGGATATCAACACCATTTTCTTTACGGTACTCGGCACCAATTGCCAGTAAAACGTCCCCAGCCGGTAACTCCGCAATTGCATTAGTTAAATTAAATCTAAAATGCTGTTGCTCTGTTTTATTCTCATCAATACCTGTGAAATTGATATAGTTAACCATCGCCGATGTGAGAGGATTAAATAGATTCACAGGTACACAACCGGACGATAAATCACTAATATCGGCCACTATCCCACTGCTGTTACATGCTCTCATCCCTAGCGCAAGCTTATCTAAGTGCAGCTGATTTTTTGAAGTAAATGTACCTTTATTTTCAGCCCAAGACGCAAAAGCATCCCATTGCCAACCTAACGGCAAAAAGCCCTCTAAGCCAACCCCAACACGAGTTGTTTCTACTTTTTGTTCATTCACTCGCAAACCATTATCAGTGAAAAAATTTCTCAGTCCAAAATCACTACCTGAGAATTCAATACCGAACGGATTGACTCTACTATCATTGGCGATAACAAAACCACGCGAACCAGTAATTACTGGTACAGCAGCCGAAAACTGCTGATCTGATTTCCGGATATTATGCAGCAGCTCAAACCGTATACTCGTTCCTTCGAAAACTTGAGTGTCCGGCAATTGAAAAGTTGCCTGGCCAAATAAACTTAATCGCTCATTTGGACCAACAACATAATTATCATGGTAACGATTAAAACGGTCGTTGCTACTAGCCGCGCGCCAACTATTTAATGAGTTACCATCCGAACCTGGATCTCGTGTTATACCGATTGAAGGCACAGAAAAATCAAACAAACCTTCAAGCTTAGACTCCCGAAAAAGACCTTCAGAGCTACCTAAAGGTAACCCATTTAATGGCACTGCTGTTAAACTACGATCCTGGGTATAAACTGGTTCCTGATTCGAATAACTGGCAGAAAACATCAGGTTGTGGTCGTTAAAGTCGTGCCCCAATAGCAGATCAAAATTTCTCGTTTCACGATCATTTTCTCCCGAAATACCGTAATAGGCTTTTACTTGGGCACCATCATAATTTTTAATAGTGTGGATATTCACCACACCGGCAATAGCATCGGCTCCGTAAATCGCAGTTGCACCATCTTGCAACACTTCAATCTGATCAATAATGGCGAATGGGATCGTATTTAAATCGACGAAATCACGAAAACCACGACTGCCCGCGCCATTAACCCAGCGGTTCCCATTGACAAGTATAAGCGAACGATTTTCACCTAAATTACGTAAGTTAATACTTGCAGTACCATGACTAGTTCCGGCAGAACCATTATCATTCAAACTGGCACCAACCGAAGGTAACTCCTGTAAAAACTCACCAATTGAGAGTGCTCCCTTAATGTCCAGTTGATCTCTGTCAAAACTCTGTATTGGACTTCCTTCCGCTTCATCTCTTCTCATGATGCGAGAACCAGTAATGGCTATTACTTCTAATTTTGAATTTGGCTCTTCCTTTTCTACAGTTTGTTCCGCCCGAACAGACTGACTGGAAATAGTAAAGACTGCACTGATGGCAATTGCCAACGCAGATAATGGGTAGTTGAAATTCGACATAGGTATCTCCCGTTGATGCTTTTTGTTTGGTTATCGAAAACACTCTAGTAAAAGGAAATTATCAATGCAATATTATAATTAAGTGCAATGACTCAATAACATTTTGTTATTAACAAAGCATTTTGTTATTGTTGAATTCGAAGACAAATATTCTTAGTATCAGAAATGAGATAGATATGGATTACTGGCATGCGAATGAAAAATATTAATCTAAAGAGCCTAGAAGCTTTCCGCGCTATTATGCAAACAGGGTCTGCAACTGCTGCTGCACGCCAGTTGGGTTTGACTCAACCAGGAATAAGTCGGCTTTTAGCGAGCCTAGAGCTACTTGTTGGGTTCCAATTGTTTTATAGAGAACATAGCAGACTAATTGCAACTGATGAAGCCAAGCTTCTGACATCCGAAATTGATTTGTTATTGAATAATGCGGACCGCTTCTTAGCCTTAGCGCGCAACCTCCATAAAACAGAAACAGGCTCCTTAACCATCGTTGCACCGCAAAGTTTTAGCTCTGGTCCACTAGCAGATGTAGTGGCAAGTTTTATTCAACTGTACCCAAAAATTTCAGTGAGTATAGAATCTCATAGCCCCCTGACTGCCAGAGATTTGGTCGCACAGCGTTCTATTGACTGTGGCTTTATTCAATTACCGGAAAATCATCCCGGACTAATTGTAAAAACCATGCTTGATAGCGAGCTAGTTTGCATGATACCGGCTGAACATTCTCTCAATAACCGAACAAGTGTGAACTTAACTGACCTTAGCCATGAACCCCTAATCATGCTTGGACAAGGTCGACCTTCGCGACAAAAGTTGGAAAAGCTATTTCAACAAAATGGTGTTATACCAAAGATCCGACTGGAAACGCATAGTATTGCAACAGCATGCGCTTATGTTCAACGACAACTAGGGATTGCTATTATTAATAGGGTATTAGCTCAACAATATCTGAATAATCAGTTGAAGCTGGTACCACTAGAGCCTACCATTTACCACCAATATGGCTTTATTTATTCTGCATACGCGCCCATACCAAGACTCGTAGCTGTCTTTTGTCAACACTGTACTCAGTTCTTCTCTATAAACGACTAAGTCTTTTGCTCGTTTCTACTTATTTTTAATGACAATCTGCCAATACTCTATTTCTTGTAGGCAATTGGCATTATGAGTTTTCAGTATTGATAACTTCTACTTACATATTCCGCCCATAACAACATAGGTGGTAATTATTAGAACTTCATATTCAAACTGACTAAAGCGGAGAAAAATAAGTAGGCTTTTACTCTAGCTCGGCTGAATGCTCTACAGTGTTGGGTTGTTCATATTGGTGGTAGTTTTGCATTATTGAATGCTAACTCTGGAATTGGACACAGATCACTATTAGTTTTAACCCAAAGCCCCTAGCAAACCGATGACTAAACTGCTGCTGTCATATTCATGCAGCCGAACATTTTTATTGCACCATTATTTAATAAGTTAACAAACATTCTAAATAAACGTCTGGCCAATTACACCTAGCTTTACCTAATGTTCCATGGCAATAGTGACTCAAAGTTATCCGGCTGTTCAGCAATATGTTACAAGTAATTAGAAATATAACCATGCACTGCAAGGTCACTTACTTTTGCAGTTTCAACAAGACTATAGAGTATGACGCTGACCCAATAACATATATTTGAGAATAGCTAGTTTTTTCGGTTATGTGTATATCCAAGGACTATCCACTTAGTTCAAACAACCACATTATATGTGGTTATCTATTTTTAATTGATTAGTACCTTATCGGCTTAGAACAAACTGCTTGCTCAAGCAACCTTTAGAATTATAATACCCGATAATCTGACTTTCTTATGTTGAAACGAAATATAAACTTATCTAAATAATAATTAAGTTGCTTAGCCTTTACCGCGCCTTGATACGTACCTAAAGCCATCTTTTACATAATGATGAGACTCGATGTATCCCAGCCATTATTTCATTTTCAGGTACAAATGAACCTAAAAGCACTATCCGGTTATGCTTATTGCCCTGTTGATTTTTAATAGATGATTTTGAATGACACCATCTATTAATGTTTCGTCAACCTCTACGATGCTGGATAGTTTATCTCTTTCAAGAGCAACCATGACATTTCTTAACTTGTGCATTAAAGACCTAGCAGTTTTATAACTCCCAAGACCTAATAGCCTTTAACCCCCAAGAGCGCTGACACTATTCTTTTTATTTGTAATAAACCAGACAGCTGCAAATCAACTTTTTTCATCATGGAACCAATCAGCAAGTTCACCCCAATTTGTAGGATAGTAGACGCCAGCTTTAAATAAATACGATGAAATTTTCATCACTACATATTGACGCTGGTAGCGCTAAATTGATACCACAAAGTACTTACACTTGTATTATTCCTAACTCCAAGCTTGAGAAAATTCATCATCTTTGAAAGCTTCTGCAAGCCCTGTAATTTGTTGCATTCTCAGTACTTCATCCGCATCCATGCCTAGCTCTTTTTGAATCTTCTCATTACTCCAATTTGAGTTTTTAAGCTCTATTACGAGCTTAGCAGTCAGCTCTACTTGATGACTTCCTCTAGCAATATTATGTCTAACCGATGTTGCTACATTCTCTAAAGTTGATTTATTTAAAATAACACATGGTATATAGTCAATGCCTATGCTCTTTAAAATAGCAAAGCGATGAGCGCCATCAACAACAGTATATATACCTTTATCTTTAGTTTTATTAACAACAATAGGCATAGTCAGGCCATCTTGCTCAATTGAATGGCGTAAAAGCTCAAACTCTAAAGGTGCAACTAAGTTAGGGTTATAGTGATTTTCCTTAATACTATTGACATGTAAAAGCTGTAATCTGGTAACAGGGAATGGACTTTTAATCCAATCAGATAATAACGTAACAATATGATTATAAAACTCAACTTTTTTATCGCTTTGGAGCTCTTTAAAGGATGTAAAGTCCTTTAAATCTCTAATTATTTCGTTATATGGTAGTGATTCTTTTACTTCAAATTGGTTTTGCATGTTCACTCCTTTCTAAGGTAATTTTCATAAAGGGTTTTATAGTGCTCAGTCAAAGACTTTGTCTGCCCAAATGAAAGGCCACGACACCAATAGTCATTTTTTATTAAAACCTTGCAAATACGCCTCCAGCTTGGCACTTTTTTACTGTTTTCTAGTTTTACATTTGCATAGTCTGGGATCTTTTTTATTCCAAAACTTTTACGATTATGCCGCCACCACATTAAAAATTTGAATATTCTTTCCCTATAATGATTTGCTAATGGGGGGGGCATTGTATTTAGCAAATACTTACTGTATTGCCTAAAAGTATAGCCAGGAGGTAAATCAAAACGATAATAGCCAAGAATATGACCTTGTGTTTTACTATAGCGAGCACCAAAGTTACATCCCTCAACTCGCTCTACTAGTTTTTGCCATGTGTTAGGTTCAAGTATTTGATACAACCACAAGCCTTTTCTTTGATCATCTCCAAAAGGTTGGCATAGCCTTTGTTGGGATAAACTGACCCCCGCTTTTTGCATAAGATCATATGTTCTATTGTAATCCCATTGTTTTTTACCATTAGCAATCCAAACATCTTTCGTTTTCCAATCATAGATTGGATAAAAAGAATACACTTTATCTTCGAGCTTAGTGCTCCATTGTATTTCTAAAAACTTAGCTTTATGTTTATTTTTTATAGTTCTGTATCTATTAAGTGACTCGTCTGCACGAATTCCAATTAATATACCAACAGGGGATTCTTTTTGTTTTTGGTACCATTTTGCAAATTCAATTACAAACTCTTCAAACTCCATACCAATTTTAAAAAATGGGAAATAGTTAATATCTGATATGACTCCGGGTTGTATAGGAATTTCTCTTACCCATTTTGAATTATAGTCTTTATCCCAACAACACCACTTCGGCTGAAACTGGGAAGCAGCGTTTCTCAAGCTTATTGGCAAACAAATCCAATACGGATTAATCTTGCCTGTTTTAACCATTCTTGTGATAAAATCAATGGTGTTTTGGTACTGAGCTTCAAAATCTACAATCAAAACATCAACAGGTAAACGATTTAGCTCTTCAGCTTTTTGAATTGTTAAATTTAATAAAGCCCCGGAATCTTTACCCCCTGAAAAAGACACGTAAAAATGTTTAAAGTGACTAAAAATGTAGTCAATACGCTCACATGCAGCAGAGTACACATCTATCCCTAAATAGTGTTTCATTACTTTCCCTACTTTGGATAAATTTTAATGTAGTGATAAAAATACAAGCTTACTTAAAAATAGATAAGGCAAGCCCTTAAGTTAAAGTAAGTTTTTGATATAAAATAAAAACCTTATCCTTTAATAAAGTGGGTATAGCTTGGCGTTAATAATGCTTTTGTGAAAACGACGCCTTCATGGATAA
Coding sequences within it:
- a CDS encoding conjugal transfer protein TraH — encoded protein: MKKVFQVSLIACAIGFSSMSQASLQQEMNQLFGSMTNTTAPGIFESQRRGVISGGSVVVRNRIMNENLVSMVPPSFQAGCGGIDMFAGSLSFVNADQFVQLLRSVAANAKGYAFQLALSAMCEKCSQHMETLQKKIQQLNEYFGNSCQMAQGVVNGTLAAFGKKGQTEASMLSSLKGAGDVFTSWSESNGKNPYEKASSVAASDVNKTIKGNLVWRALKRHSASSWFASGDDRFLEAVMSVTGSIIVGDLANAADGQGKAPKLTRLNGNKVTIEHLIHGGNVAMYRCDTVTQDGCLNPTITNVTLTGLSTQVENLLLGTGSSNGIIFKFARNTGAASTTEKAFMTSAPASIGGMIRTLSALNEGAARSFASRAAPFIAVEMARALVEDMLNAARSTSGVEDHAYAKLLTEDLERARRQINEEYAALQRRYGSEQELLAHFNQVIQTIRKQRYYTVKSTALGG
- a CDS encoding thioredoxin family protein, translated to MRTPLFPWFILWVTIPIIIFFLFILPAHASEGPFYQRGQEGWFWYQVIPEPEQPDELTEPESGVVEPSQSELKPFSAAWFREYMQSFMDKAIDEPTNENVRAYLYLQRVMMDKGSLFADVSQQVVMGDPVLDEISRRPLATYAANRMDREAGAQRDVALGEVAKRAGLFFFYRSDCPYCHAQAPIIESMALNYGFEVFAIAVDGLPLPGGEFPNYKVDSGQAQSLSVTTVPAVFLVDPPNVITPIGQGAMSLDELNNRIILAAHQAGWIDDQTYYATRPVQPGVSLAMSAQELNEKILQDPEFLVRYLRAQGGL
- a CDS encoding YfcC family protein, whose amino-acid sequence is MKSTPQKTVELNSPSSLGGGSHPLVILLFILLLAGSLTYLFESGSYQREDGLVIPGSYQTIPKDNSLMQLFESVDDNPAGTASPVGLVDLLLAVPEGLQKSGSLIFMVLVIGGLFGILSKSGAVDAGLERLLSAVSGNVYWLVSCLMLIFALGSTLLGLASEYLLIIPLMVELARRLGMSNLIGLGVVTVAVKVGYLSSITNPLPLTIAQPLLGLPIFSGAGLRAVFFTIYLLVGIAFMLWVIKGVGFTKGVDLALETKPLSTRHLLMLITLLIGMGGLVYASNHWQWEKQQLTAYYIALSLLLAIQSGLGANEAAEAFVSGMKKILMASFLIGVAFAIAIILQKGKVLDFVVHSLVSFIGEDNRYIAALGMFGTQLVLDVLIPSTSGQVAVTMPIMGPVSQLSGVAPQTTVLAFLFGNGITNMITPTSGTLLAYLAIAQVGWSKWAKFILPLVVIFILLACVMLMIAVYIGY
- a CDS encoding N-formylglutamate amidohydrolase, with product MTQILTDSYHLYQPVKGNLIPLVFDSPHSGQVLPGDFASIASIEQIQTGCDAFVDELWLPATSQGASLLAAQISRMYIDLNRAPNDIDPSLLEEPWPGDLQPSEYSNRGMGLIRALALPGQPMYKNSLSTCAVVKRITQYYQPYHMCLKTLLGQLKQQFGQVWHIDCHSMKSRGNAMNIDDNQPRADIVIGDLDGTSTDPEFTALVVQSFRQVGYRVAVNYPYKGGYLTTNYGKPKERQHSIQIEINRALYMNEKQFCRSANFDLLQADLQRVTQIVVGYIRERLLDVRGEE
- a CDS encoding TonB-dependent receptor, with amino-acid sequence MSNFNYPLSALAIAISAVFTISSQSVRAEQTVEKEEPNSKLEVIAITGSRIMRRDEAEGSPIQSFDRDQLDIKGALSIGEFLQELPSVGASLNDNGSAGTSHGTASINLRNLGENRSLILVNGNRWVNGAGSRGFRDFVDLNTIPFAIIDQIEVLQDGATAIYGADAIAGVVNIHTIKNYDGAQVKAYYGISGENDRETRNFDLLLGHDFNDHNLMFSASYSNQEPVYTQDRSLTAVPLNGLPLGSSEGLFRESKLEGLFDFSVPSIGITRDPGSDGNSLNSWRAASSNDRFNRYHDNYVVGPNERLSLFGQATFQLPDTQVFEGTSIRFELLHNIRKSDQQFSAAVPVITGSRGFVIANDSRVNPFGIEFSGSDFGLRNFFTDNGLRVNEQKVETTRVGVGLEGFLPLGWQWDAFASWAENKGTFTSKNQLHLDKLALGMRACNSSGIVADISDLSSGCVPVNLFNPLTSAMVNYINFTGIDENKTEQQHFRFNLTNAIAELPAGDVLLAIGAEYRKENGVDIPDNIINAKPRVNQYRTTSSSPRTGTVGEYDLYEAYIELNIPLLENSAFGEALELNLASRLSDYSTFGSTTNSKVGILYRPITDFMLRATWSEGFRAPSLLELYEGERAAFAPVIDPCDINKGLPGCSSVPANYRQQDSNVPILVGGNKLLEPETSENISTGFVYTPAGLDGFSVTTDWYRIKIDNTISAFGPQNLLDLCAFNGRNCNVISRTANGELLNIVDGPVNLNSTEVSGVDTVVRYTFISDFGEWDLSSSVSKLNALEEVSSLADGSRLSVNKKGSSGVRESYPEFKGSVSAQWAYDNWSAAYSLRYIGDTNEIYLNAPRHIGSMFYHNLSTGYKSDSGLGWRMGINNLFDKQPPISLVNVNINFDQQTYNAVGRFLYFQLTYDF
- a CDS encoding LysR family transcriptional regulator produces the protein MKNINLKSLEAFRAIMQTGSATAAARQLGLTQPGISRLLASLELLVGFQLFYREHSRLIATDEAKLLTSEIDLLLNNADRFLALARNLHKTETGSLTIVAPQSFSSGPLADVVASFIQLYPKISVSIESHSPLTARDLVAQRSIDCGFIQLPENHPGLIVKTMLDSELVCMIPAEHSLNNRTSVNLTDLSHEPLIMLGQGRPSRQKLEKLFQQNGVIPKIRLETHSIATACAYVQRQLGIAIINRVLAQQYLNNQLKLVPLEPTIYHQYGFIYSAYAPIPRLVAVFCQHCTQFFSIND
- a CDS encoding ParB N-terminal domain-containing protein, with product MQNQFEVKESLPYNEIIRDLKDFTSFKELQSDKKVEFYNHIVTLLSDWIKSPFPVTRLQLLHVNSIKENHYNPNLVAPLEFELLRHSIEQDGLTMPIVVNKTKDKGIYTVVDGAHRFAILKSIGIDYIPCVILNKSTLENVATSVRHNIARGSHQVELTAKLVIELKNSNWSNEKIQKELGMDADEVLRMQQITGLAEAFKDDEFSQAWS